In Paracoccus methylovorus, a genomic segment contains:
- a CDS encoding Hsp20 family protein — MTKISLAAHPFLLGFDQLERLAERAAKGAEGYPPYNIEHQGQNGFRITLAVAGFSDDDLSITLENRQLVIRGRQAEADDERVFLHRGIASRAFQRSFVLADGVEVVSAGLENGLLNIDLRRAEADSIVQTIPISRK; from the coding sequence ATGACCAAGATCAGTCTGGCCGCTCATCCGTTCCTGCTGGGGTTCGACCAGCTTGAGCGTCTGGCCGAAAGGGCCGCCAAGGGGGCCGAGGGCTATCCGCCCTATAACATCGAACACCAAGGCCAAAACGGCTTTCGCATCACGCTGGCCGTGGCGGGTTTTTCCGACGACGACCTGTCCATCACGCTGGAGAACCGCCAGTTGGTGATTCGCGGCAGGCAGGCAGAGGCGGATGACGAGCGCGTCTTTCTGCACCGGGGCATCGCCTCACGCGCCTTTCAGCGCAGCTTCGTGCTGGCGGATGGCGTCGAGGTGGTATCGGCCGGGCTGGAAAACGGGCTTCTGAACATCGATCTGCGTCGGGCCGAGGCCGACAGCATCGTGCAAACCATACCGATCAGCCGCAAATGA
- the rpoH gene encoding RNA polymerase sigma factor RpoH has translation MANYQILPAPSPEQGLNRYLQEIRKFPLLEPEEEYMLAKAWVDHEDAEAAQRLVTSHLRLAAKIAMGYRGYGLPQAEVISEANVGLMQAVKRFDPEKGFRLATYAMWWIRASIQEYILRSWSLVKMGTTSAQKKLFFNLRKAKSRLGALEEGDLRPENVAQIAHDLNVTEREVIDMNRRLSGGDASLNATVGSGDGESTAQWQDWLEDEDANQAEAFAEADEMSARREMMIAAMDVLNDREKDILMERRLRDNPMTLEDLSTRYAVSRERIRQIEVRAFEKLQNRIRELARERGMTVPETA, from the coding sequence ATGGCGAACTATCAGATCCTTCCGGCACCCAGCCCCGAACAGGGGCTGAACCGCTATTTGCAGGAAATCCGCAAGTTCCCTCTGCTGGAACCGGAAGAGGAATACATGCTGGCCAAGGCCTGGGTCGATCATGAGGACGCCGAGGCGGCACAGCGGCTGGTCACCAGCCACCTGCGGCTCGCGGCCAAGATCGCCATGGGGTATCGTGGCTATGGCCTGCCGCAGGCCGAGGTCATTTCCGAAGCGAACGTGGGCCTGATGCAGGCGGTGAAACGCTTTGACCCCGAAAAAGGCTTTCGTCTTGCGACCTATGCGATGTGGTGGATCCGCGCCTCGATCCAGGAATATATCCTGCGGTCCTGGTCGCTGGTCAAAATGGGCACCACTTCGGCGCAGAAAAAGCTGTTCTTCAACCTGCGCAAGGCCAAGTCGCGGCTGGGTGCGCTGGAGGAAGGCGACCTGCGCCCCGAGAATGTCGCCCAGATCGCCCATGACCTGAACGTGACCGAGCGCGAAGTCATCGACATGAACCGTCGTTTGTCCGGCGGCGATGCCTCGCTGAACGCGACTGTCGGGTCGGGCGACGGCGAATCGACCGCGCAATGGCAGGACTGGCTGGAGGATGAGGACGCAAACCAGGCCGAAGCCTTTGCCGAGGCTGACGAAATGTCGGCCCGGCGCGAGATGATGATCGCCGCGATGGATGTGCTGAACGACCGCGAAAAGGACATCCTGATGGAGCGTCGGCTGCGCGACAATCCAATGACGCTGGAGGATCTTTCGACACGTTACGCGGTTTCGCGCGAGCGCATCCGTCAGATCGAGGTCCGGGCCTTTGAGAAGCTGCAAAACCGCATCCGGGAACTGGCGCGCGAAAGAGGCATGACCGTGCCTGAAACCGCCTGA
- a CDS encoding DUF1150 family protein, producing MNERFDFDPQEAGNIVYIRRVAMDSLPDEVRRQVPNVDALYAVHGPDGERLALVKDRSLAFMLARQNELTPVSVH from the coding sequence ATGAACGAGAGATTCGATTTCGACCCGCAGGAAGCGGGCAATATTGTCTATATCCGCCGCGTCGCCATGGACAGCCTGCCGGATGAGGTGCGCCGTCAGGTGCCCAACGTCGATGCGCTTTATGCCGTGCACGGCCCGGATGGAGAGCGGCTGGCGCTGGTCAAGGATCGCAGCCTGGCCTTTATGCTGGCCCGCCAGAACGAGTTGACCCCGGTCAGCGTGCATTAA
- a CDS encoding SPOR domain-containing protein: MRAILWLMLAFWPGFAVAQDFRPAEEPPADFPSRQYIDSRGCVFLRDDSGGWGARLARDGTLICGYPPTLSARGLDGKARLRALDPNAGRSRAELVEEALSLKIITNLRPGELASDPRPMERLPDLGPEPHSSAPSDTLRAALAAAPALRQNMGGALQPNRRLCSLLGYDDEPGKAALSDPTQGYCAALPKSELSRLSFMRPVGSSAGPGESAPLTLPAAGAVEASEPVQVMAVRPPRAGGGKPAAMAKAVATPRASPDAPSKPVTPSVGMIPAGARYVQIGTFANAQNAERAAGRVAEMGYPVLRGKDRVGGRDVQFLMTGPFTDRETIVRALDAIRKAGFGDAFPR; the protein is encoded by the coding sequence ATGCGCGCAATTCTGTGGCTCATGCTGGCGTTCTGGCCGGGGTTTGCGGTGGCGCAGGACTTCCGTCCGGCGGAAGAGCCACCGGCCGATTTTCCATCCCGCCAGTATATCGACAGCCGCGGCTGTGTCTTTTTGCGCGATGATTCAGGGGGCTGGGGCGCGCGCCTCGCGCGCGACGGCACATTGATCTGTGGCTATCCCCCCACGCTGTCGGCACGCGGGCTGGACGGCAAGGCCAGGTTGCGGGCGCTGGACCCGAATGCCGGACGAAGTCGTGCCGAGCTGGTGGAGGAGGCGCTGTCGCTGAAAATCATCACCAACCTGCGCCCCGGTGAACTGGCCAGCGACCCCCGCCCGATGGAGCGTCTGCCGGATCTGGGCCCAGAACCCCATTCATCTGCGCCTTCGGATACATTGCGGGCGGCTTTGGCGGCGGCGCCCGCCTTGCGCCAGAACATGGGTGGGGCGCTGCAGCCCAACCGTCGGCTGTGTAGTCTGCTGGGCTATGATGACGAGCCGGGCAAGGCGGCTCTCAGCGACCCCACGCAGGGTTATTGCGCGGCACTGCCGAAATCCGAACTGTCGCGGCTCAGTTTCATGCGTCCGGTGGGCAGCAGTGCCGGGCCCGGCGAAAGCGCGCCTCTCACCTTGCCTGCCGCCGGGGCTGTCGAAGCGTCAGAACCTGTGCAGGTCATGGCAGTCCGGCCACCGCGAGCTGGAGGCGGAAAACCTGCCGCCATGGCAAAGGCTGTCGCGACGCCTCGGGCCAGCCCTGATGCACCTTCCAAGCCGGTAACGCCTTCGGTTGGCATGATTCCGGCTGGTGCGCGCTATGTGCAGATCGGCACTTTTGCCAATGCGCAAAATGCCGAACGCGCCGCCGGGCGCGTTGCGGAGATGGGTTATCCAGTGTTGCGCGGGAAGGATCGGGTTGGTGGGCGCGATGTGCAGTTTCTCATGACCGGGCCCTTTACCGACCGCGAAACCATCGTTCGTGCGCTCGACGCCATCCGCAAGGCGGGATTTGGCGATGCCTTTCCCCGCTGA
- the pgeF gene encoding peptidoglycan editing factor PgeF produces the protein MQTTLEILTHPLLTSVRHGFFTRRGGASSGLFAGLNCGYGSSDQAEIVSINRARVAKAMGVPSGGLATVHQVHSAEIAVLRQGDDPADLARIRADGIITDQPGVALAVLTADCQPILLADPEAQVIGAVHAGWRGALSGVIEAAVGAMNDLGATRIRAVIGPTISQRAYEVSEDFMDEFLVEEPDYHRFFAGGPNGRPMFDLPSFGLMRLREAGVEAEWTRHCTYSDADRFFSYRRSTHQKQADYGRLISVIAL, from the coding sequence ATGCAGACGACGCTTGAGATTCTGACCCACCCGCTGCTCACCTCGGTGCGGCATGGCTTTTTCACGCGGCGCGGGGGCGCCTCTTCCGGGCTGTTCGCGGGGCTGAACTGCGGCTACGGCTCCAGCGATCAGGCAGAGATCGTCAGCATCAACCGCGCCCGGGTCGCCAAGGCGATGGGCGTGCCTTCCGGCGGGCTTGCCACCGTGCATCAGGTTCATTCGGCCGAGATCGCCGTGCTGCGGCAGGGCGACGACCCTGCTGATCTTGCCCGCATCCGCGCCGACGGCATCATTACAGACCAGCCTGGCGTGGCGCTGGCGGTTCTGACCGCCGACTGCCAGCCGATCCTGCTGGCCGACCCGGAAGCCCAGGTGATCGGGGCCGTTCACGCCGGATGGCGCGGCGCGCTTTCGGGCGTGATCGAGGCGGCGGTGGGCGCGATGAACGATCTGGGCGCAACCCGCATCCGCGCTGTTATCGGCCCCACGATCAGCCAGCGCGCCTATGAGGTGAGCGAGGATTTCATGGACGAATTCCTGGTCGAAGAACCGGATTATCACCGTTTCTTCGCCGGAGGGCCAAACGGGCGGCCGATGTTCGACCTGCCATCCTTTGGGCTGATGCGGCTGCGCGAGGCAGGGGTCGAGGCGGAATGGACCCGGCATTGCACCTATTCCGATGCCGACCGCTTTTTCTCTTATCGCCGCAGCACGCATCAAAAACAGGCGGATTACGGCCGGCTGATCTCGGTCATCGCGCTTTAA
- a CDS encoding bifunctional sulfate adenylyltransferase/adenylylsulfate kinase: MTLPHHQPIRELMVSPDAGQQLRAGAERLLAWDLTAAQLAELELLTSGAFFPLRGFLTQADCDSVAEGMRLTSGALWPVPVVLDVAAEFADQVEPGEDIALRGPQGAVLAILSVTDKWRPEGGGPPAVSGESSQPGATFGAVRLGGPVKGLPAVGDARNGPNGWRAHFRTQDCKRVLACDPADEMAAGRLAVELGAVLLPLKIAPFHIGPRAALWQALVCRNHGATHLLLPADPATQALLRQYREEVGLVLVEPEDATGL; the protein is encoded by the coding sequence ATGACCTTGCCGCATCACCAGCCAATCCGCGAACTCATGGTCAGTCCCGACGCCGGGCAGCAGTTGCGCGCCGGGGCAGAGCGCTTGCTCGCATGGGACCTGACCGCGGCGCAACTGGCCGAACTGGAACTGCTGACCAGCGGTGCTTTCTTTCCTCTGCGCGGTTTCCTGACGCAGGCCGATTGCGATTCGGTGGCCGAGGGGATGCGGCTGACCTCGGGCGCGCTGTGGCCGGTGCCCGTGGTGCTGGATGTCGCGGCGGAATTTGCCGATCAGGTCGAGCCGGGCGAGGATATCGCCCTGCGCGGTCCCCAAGGCGCTGTTCTGGCCATTCTCTCGGTTACCGACAAGTGGCGGCCCGAGGGGGGTGGGCCCCCGGCTGTCTCTGGCGAATCATCGCAACCGGGCGCGACCTTTGGAGCGGTCCGACTGGGTGGTCCGGTCAAGGGGCTGCCCGCTGTGGGCGATGCCCGGAATGGGCCGAACGGCTGGCGCGCGCATTTCCGTACGCAGGACTGTAAGCGGGTGCTGGCATGCGATCCGGCGGATGAGATGGCTGCCGGGCGGCTGGCTGTTGAACTTGGCGCGGTGCTGCTGCCGCTCAAGATTGCGCCTTTTCATATCGGTCCGCGCGCGGCGCTTTGGCAGGCGCTTGTCTGCCGCAATCACGGGGCGACGCATCTGCTGCTGCCCGCCGATCCGGCGACGCAAGCGTTGTTGCGGCAATACCGCGAAGAGGTCGGGTTGGTGCTGGTCGAACCCGAGGACGCGACGGGGCTTTAG
- the trxB gene encoding thioredoxin-disulfide reductase, with amino-acid sequence MSHVPAEIAADTSLPAHSRVLIVGSGPAGYTAAVYAARAMLSPVLIQGMQPGGQLTITTEVENWPGETEIQGPDLMVRMEAHARAMGARIFVDTVTRLDLKQRPFVAELDSGARITADAVILATGAQAQWLGIPSEEKFKGFGVSACATCDGFFYRNRQVVVIGGGNTAVEEALFLTNFASKVTLVHRRDSLRAEKILQERLLRNPKISILWDHELVEVQGDEQPLGVTGVKVRHVRQGTEQVLPADGVFIAIGHAPASELVKDQLELHHGGYVTVEPGTTRTSIPGVFAAGDLTDHIYRQAVTSAGMGCMAALDAERYLAEHDMAGAPNPHAAEIPA; translated from the coding sequence ATGTCCCATGTCCCCGCCGAGATTGCCGCCGACACCAGCCTTCCCGCGCATAGCCGCGTGCTGATCGTGGGCTCGGGGCCGGCCGGCTATACCGCCGCCGTCTATGCCGCGCGCGCCATGCTGTCGCCGGTGCTGATCCAGGGCATGCAACCGGGAGGTCAGTTGACCATCACCACCGAGGTCGAGAATTGGCCCGGCGAAACCGAGATCCAAGGCCCCGACCTGATGGTCCGGATGGAGGCGCATGCCCGCGCCATGGGTGCCCGCATCTTTGTCGATACCGTGACGCGGCTGGACCTGAAGCAGCGCCCCTTCGTGGCCGAGCTTGATTCGGGCGCGCGCATCACTGCGGATGCGGTGATCCTTGCGACCGGGGCGCAGGCGCAATGGTTGGGCATCCCGTCCGAAGAGAAATTCAAGGGTTTCGGCGTTTCGGCCTGTGCCACCTGCGACGGTTTTTTCTATCGCAACCGCCAGGTGGTGGTGATCGGTGGCGGCAATACCGCCGTGGAAGAGGCGCTGTTTCTGACCAATTTCGCCAGCAAGGTGACGCTGGTTCATCGCCGCGACAGTCTGCGGGCCGAAAAGATCCTGCAAGAGCGGCTGTTGCGCAATCCCAAGATCTCGATCCTGTGGGATCATGAACTGGTCGAGGTTCAGGGTGACGAGCAGCCCTTGGGCGTGACCGGCGTCAAGGTCCGCCATGTCCGGCAGGGGACCGAGCAGGTGCTGCCTGCGGATGGCGTCTTTATCGCCATTGGCCATGCGCCGGCCTCGGAACTGGTCAAGGATCAATTGGAGTTGCATCACGGCGGCTATGTCACGGTCGAGCCGGGCACGACGCGGACGTCGATCCCCGGCGTCTTTGCAGCGGGCGACCTGACCGATCACATCTATCGTCAGGCGGTGACCAGTGCTGGCATGGGTTGCATGGCCGCGCTGGATGCCGAGCGTTATCTGGCCGAGCATGACATGGCAGGCGCGCCGAACCCGCATGCGGCCGAGATCCCGGCCTGA
- a CDS encoding class I SAM-dependent methyltransferase yields the protein MTPLARLIAARIRLSGPMPLDEYMRLCLLHPEHGYYATRDPFGAAGDFTTAPEISQMFGEMVGLALAQSWLDQGSPSPFTLAEIGPGRGTLMADILRAIRVVPGMARAARVALVEASPHLRRVQNEKLGEIDHLDGVSQLPQAPLFLVANEFFDALPIRQFQRVGKGWAERVVVLDPQGGLELGLAPVSDEALGSRLPSLTDGAIHEFCPDAVPIAAQVAGRIAAHGGCAIVIDYGGWNGQGDTFQALRRHSPEGPLANPGEADLTAHVDFAPLAMAARAAGARASRMVTQGEWLLRLGIRERAERLAQAGDAGAMAALHRLTAPGEMGHLFKVLALWARHAPVPAGFEPLDEDADDA from the coding sequence ATGACGCCGCTGGCGCGACTGATCGCCGCGCGCATCCGGCTGTCCGGCCCGATGCCTCTGGATGAATACATGCGGCTTTGCCTGCTGCATCCCGAACATGGCTATTACGCGACGCGCGACCCTTTCGGCGCCGCGGGCGATTTCACCACCGCGCCCGAGATCAGTCAGATGTTTGGCGAGATGGTGGGGCTGGCGCTGGCGCAATCGTGGCTGGATCAGGGGTCGCCCAGCCCCTTTACTCTGGCCGAGATTGGCCCCGGGCGGGGCACGCTGATGGCCGATATCCTGCGCGCCATTCGCGTGGTGCCCGGCATGGCCCGGGCGGCCCGTGTCGCCTTGGTCGAGGCATCGCCGCATCTGCGCCGGGTGCAGAACGAAAAGCTTGGCGAAATCGACCATCTGGACGGTGTTTCGCAGTTGCCGCAGGCCCCGCTGTTTCTGGTTGCCAATGAGTTTTTCGATGCCCTGCCGATCCGTCAGTTCCAGCGAGTCGGGAAGGGATGGGCCGAACGGGTCGTGGTTCTGGACCCACAGGGCGGATTGGAACTGGGGCTGGCCCCGGTGAGTGACGAGGCGCTGGGGTCCCGCCTGCCGTCCCTGACCGATGGGGCGATCCATGAATTCTGTCCCGATGCCGTGCCGATCGCCGCGCAGGTCGCCGGGCGAATCGCCGCGCATGGCGGCTGTGCCATCGTCATCGACTATGGTGGGTGGAACGGGCAGGGAGATACCTTTCAGGCCCTGCGCCGCCATTCCCCCGAGGGGCCTCTGGCCAATCCGGGCGAGGCCGACCTGACCGCGCATGTGGATTTCGCGCCGCTGGCCATGGCGGCGCGTGCTGCTGGCGCCCGCGCTTCGCGTATGGTCACGCAGGGCGAATGGCTGTTGCGGCTGGGCATCAGGGAACGTGCGGAACGCTTAGCGCAGGCGGGGGATGCCGGCGCGATGGCTGCGCTTCATCGCTTGACCGCGCCCGGGGAAATGGGTCACCTGTTCAAGGTGCTGGCCTTATGGGCTCGCCATGCGCCCGTGCCTGCTGGATTCGAGCCCCTGGACGAAGATGCAGACGACGCTTGA
- a CDS encoding Lrp/AsnC family transcriptional regulator — MTAARLDEIDRKILAELQADGRMTNVELARRVGISAPPCLRRVRALEETGYIRGYHADIDARELGFEVQVFAMVRLHSQSERDLSAFEALACDWPLVRECHMLNGEIDFILKCVSPDLPSFQRFLTEKLTSAPNVASVKTSLVIRCAKDEPGVPFSVVEERVAALG; from the coding sequence ATGACCGCCGCCAGACTTGACGAGATCGACCGCAAAATTCTGGCGGAACTGCAAGCCGACGGCCGCATGACCAATGTCGAATTGGCCCGTCGCGTCGGCATTTCCGCCCCGCCCTGCCTGCGCCGGGTCCGTGCACTGGAAGAGACGGGCTATATTCGCGGCTATCACGCCGATATCGACGCCCGCGAACTGGGCTTCGAGGTGCAGGTCTTTGCCATGGTGCGCCTGCACAGCCAGTCCGAACGCGACCTGTCCGCATTCGAGGCACTGGCCTGCGATTGGCCCTTGGTGCGCGAGTGCCACATGCTGAACGGCGAAATCGACTTTATCCTGAAATGCGTCTCGCCCGATCTGCCCAGTTTTCAACGATTCCTGACGGAAAAACTGACCTCGGCGCCGAACGTGGCTTCGGTCAAGACCTCGCTGGTGATCCGCTGCGCCAAGGATGAACCGGGCGTGCCCTTCAGCGTAGTCGAGGAACGCGTGGCGGCGCTGGGATAA
- a CDS encoding RluA family pseudouridine synthase: MAEILITIPEGLSERLDKALALAAPEQAALSRSRLTKLIAEGAVLGPSGPVTDGKARAETGDYRVLIGAPEPLEAQPEPIPLAIAYEDADLIVVDKPAGMVVHPAPGAPSGTLVNALLAHCAGSLSGIGGAARPGIVHRIDKETSGLLVVAKTDRAHQGLARQFADHTARRRYLALAHGMIDAADARLRGLPGISFEPGSVLRIATLIGRHPGDRQRQAVSFHNGRHAVTRTKVIEAFGTPPAAMLVECRLETGRTHQIRVHMAHAGLGLIGDPVYGGNRRASAKVLGTDATDAIAAFSRQALHAAELGFEHPVSGQTLTFASPLPPDMAGLLAILRGELV; encoded by the coding sequence ATGGCCGAAATCCTTATCACCATTCCCGAAGGTCTGTCCGAGCGTCTTGATAAGGCGCTTGCCCTTGCCGCGCCAGAGCAGGCGGCGCTGTCGCGTTCGCGCCTGACGAAACTGATCGCCGAGGGCGCGGTTCTTGGCCCCTCCGGCCCGGTAACGGACGGCAAGGCCCGGGCCGAGACCGGCGACTACCGGGTCCTGATCGGTGCGCCCGAGCCGCTCGAGGCGCAGCCCGAGCCGATACCGCTGGCGATTGCCTATGAGGACGCGGACCTGATCGTCGTGGACAAGCCCGCCGGCATGGTGGTGCATCCCGCACCCGGCGCACCATCAGGCACGCTGGTGAATGCCCTGCTGGCGCATTGCGCAGGCAGTCTGTCGGGGATCGGCGGGGCCGCCCGGCCGGGCATCGTGCACCGCATTGACAAAGAAACCTCGGGCCTTCTGGTGGTGGCGAAAACCGACCGGGCTCATCAGGGGCTGGCACGGCAATTCGCCGACCACACGGCGCGGCGTCGTTATCTGGCCCTTGCCCACGGCATGATCGACGCTGCCGACGCAAGGCTGCGCGGCCTGCCGGGCATCAGCTTCGAACCGGGCAGCGTGCTGCGGATCGCCACCCTGATCGGCCGCCACCCCGGCGACCGGCAGCGTCAGGCAGTCAGCTTTCATAACGGCCGCCATGCCGTGACCCGCACCAAGGTGATCGAGGCTTTCGGCACGCCTCCGGCCGCCATGCTGGTCGAATGTCGATTGGAAACCGGGCGCACCCATCAAATCCGCGTGCATATGGCCCATGCGGGATTGGGCCTGATCGGCGACCCGGTTTATGGTGGGAACAGGCGGGCCTCGGCCAAGGTGCTGGGCACGGATGCAACCGATGCCATCGCCGCCTTTTCCCGGCAGGCCCTGCATGCGGCCGAGTTGGGGTTTGAACATCCGGTCAGCGGCCAGACGCTGACCTTTGCCAGCCCGTTGCCGCCCGACATGGCCGGATTGCTGGCGATACTGCGCGGCGAGCTGGTCTGA
- a CDS encoding DUF6476 family protein, with the protein MARDDRLDAGPEEALPMLRWLRMLVTALAVVMGLGMLVIAALLWLRLSQPPLPELPEQIVLPEGAHPAAVTFARDWLVVVTETGEVLLYDKQGRLHQQVQP; encoded by the coding sequence ATGGCACGGGATGATAGGCTGGATGCAGGACCAGAGGAAGCGCTGCCGATGCTGCGCTGGTTGCGCATGCTGGTGACCGCGCTGGCGGTGGTGATGGGTCTGGGCATGCTGGTGATCGCGGCGCTTTTATGGTTGCGCCTGTCGCAGCCGCCGCTGCCGGAATTGCCCGAGCAGATCGTTTTGCCCGAAGGGGCGCACCCCGCCGCCGTCACTTTCGCCCGCGATTGGCTGGTGGTGGTGACCGAAACGGGCGAGGTGCTGCTGTATGACAAGCAAGGGCGGCTGCACCAGCAGGTTCAGCCCTGA
- a CDS encoding accessory factor UbiK family protein, with translation MTANNRILDDLSKLMTNAMGVAQGAKDEAQTAFNGWIDRWLAERDFVTREEFEAVREMAIKARTENAELRARLDALEGKTDAQG, from the coding sequence ATGACCGCAAACAACCGCATTCTCGACGATCTCTCGAAATTGATGACCAATGCCATGGGCGTGGCCCAAGGCGCCAAGGACGAGGCACAGACCGCCTTCAACGGCTGGATCGATCGATGGCTGGCCGAGCGGGACTTCGTCACCCGCGAGGAATTCGAGGCCGTGCGCGAGATGGCGATCAAGGCCCGGACCGAGAATGCCGAACTGCGCGCACGCCTTGACGCGCTTGAGGGCAAGACGGACGCTCAGGGCTGA
- the lgt gene encoding prolipoprotein diacylglyceryl transferase — MIPFPDISPEIFTIHLLGMEFSLRWYALAYLAGLLIGWRIIVALMRRPPLWGDQPPMRPEQVEELLTWVIAGVVLGGRLGFVLFYEPGYYLANPVQIPVIWRGGMSFHGGFLGVVLASWWYCRRHDILALRLADALSVATPVGLGLGRLSNFINAELWGRPTDAPWGVIFPGEAAQNCPGIVGPCARHPSQLYEAGLEGVVLAAVLFLLVRAGGLRRPGQALGVFLMGYGLSRFVVEFFRQADAQFITPDNPLGHVLGGPVWGVTMGQLLSLPMILVGLAFLIRARMRPALSHGAT, encoded by the coding sequence ATGATCCCATTTCCCGACATTTCGCCCGAGATCTTTACCATCCATCTGCTCGGCATGGAGTTCTCGCTGCGCTGGTATGCGCTGGCCTATCTGGCCGGGCTGCTGATCGGCTGGCGCATTATCGTCGCGCTGATGCGGCGCCCGCCGCTCTGGGGCGATCAACCCCCGATGCGCCCCGAGCAGGTCGAGGAGTTGCTGACCTGGGTCATTGCCGGCGTGGTGCTGGGCGGGCGGCTGGGGTTCGTTCTGTTCTACGAGCCCGGCTATTATCTGGCCAATCCGGTGCAGATCCCGGTGATATGGCGCGGCGGGATGTCCTTTCACGGCGGGTTTCTGGGCGTGGTGCTGGCGTCCTGGTGGTACTGCCGCCGCCATGACATCCTGGCGCTGCGGCTGGCGGATGCGCTATCGGTGGCGACTCCCGTGGGGCTGGGCCTTGGCCGGCTGTCGAATTTCATCAATGCCGAGCTTTGGGGCCGGCCGACCGATGCCCCTTGGGGCGTAATCTTTCCGGGAGAGGCGGCGCAGAATTGCCCTGGCATCGTCGGCCCCTGCGCGCGGCACCCCAGCCAGCTTTACGAGGCCGGGCTTGAGGGCGTGGTGCTGGCCGCCGTTTTGTTCCTGTTGGTTCGCGCCGGGGGCTTGCGTCGTCCGGGGCAGGCGCTGGGGGTGTTCCTGATGGGTTATGGTCTGTCGCGTTTTGTCGTCGAGTTCTTCCGGCAGGCAGATGCGCAATTCATCACGCCGGACAATCCGCTGGGCCATGTGCTGGGCGGTCCGGTTTGGGGCGTGACCATGGGGCAGTTGTTGTCGCTGCCGATGATATTGGTCGGGCTGGCCTTCCTGATCCGCGCCCGGATGCGGCCGGCCCTTTCGCACGGCGCGACATGA
- the upp gene encoding uracil phosphoribosyltransferase → MTQAHLTIVDHPLVQHKLTLMRDKTTSTAGFRRLLREISLLLAYEITRELEMTTVRIETPLCGMDAPTLEGKKLALISILRAGNGLMDGILELIPAARVGFIGLYRDPETLQPVQYYSKVPNELDARMTIVVDPMLATGNSSVAAIDLLKAKGARNLRFLCLLATPEGVARMREAHPDVPIVTAALDERLDDHGYIWPGLGDAGDRMFGTK, encoded by the coding sequence ATGACCCAAGCGCATCTGACCATCGTCGATCATCCGCTGGTTCAGCACAAGCTGACCCTGATGCGCGATAAGACCACCTCGACTGCCGGTTTCCGCCGTTTATTGCGCGAAATCAGCCTGCTCTTGGCTTATGAGATCACGCGTGAGCTGGAAATGACCACGGTGCGCATCGAAACTCCGCTGTGCGGGATGGATGCGCCGACGCTGGAAGGCAAGAAGCTGGCGCTGATCTCGATCCTGCGGGCCGGGAATGGGCTCATGGACGGGATTCTGGAACTGATCCCAGCCGCGCGTGTGGGGTTCATCGGGCTTTACCGCGACCCCGAGACCCTGCAACCAGTGCAATATTACTCCAAGGTTCCCAATGAGTTGGACGCACGTATGACCATTGTGGTCGATCCGATGCTGGCCACGGGGAACTCTTCGGTTGCGGCCATCGACCTGCTCAAGGCGAAGGGCGCGCGCAATCTGCGATTCCTGTGCCTGCTCGCCACGCCCGAAGGGGTGGCGCGCATGCGCGAGGCTCATCCGGACGTGCCGATCGTAACCGCCGCGCTGGACGAGCGGCTGGACGATCACGGCTATATCTGGCCGGGACTGGGCGATGCCGGAGACCGGATGTTCGGGACAAAATGA